CTGCCGATGTCGCCGCCGCGCTGTCGCCAGGTGTTGTTGTCGATGAGCTGCCACAGCCGCTGACGACCATCACCAGGGCCACGAGCGCGATCGTGACATCCGCTGACGACCTGCTCATGATGACTCCCCGCTACTTATAAGTCTGTAGACCTAAAGGTAGCGGCCCAAGACGCTCGGTTGCGTCATGGAAGGCGAACTTCAACGGGTTGTGGGCCGCAACCTGCGTCGCCATCGTGAGGACGAGGGGCTCTCTCAAGAGGCGTTCGCCGACGAGCTTGGAGTGCACCGGACTTACATGGGATCAGTCGAGCGGGGGGAGCGGAACCTCACTCTGCGGACCGTCGAGAAGTTGGCCTCCTCGATCGGTGTGGAACCTCTGGACTTGTTGAGAGAGAAGTCGACCTGATCAGGCTCAGTGCCCCACCCTGACAGAGTGGCCCCATGAGTAGCGGTCACCGTCCCGCGTCGAGGCCGGAA
This genomic window from Nocardioides anomalus contains:
- a CDS encoding helix-turn-helix domain-containing protein; this encodes MEGELQRVVGRNLRRHREDEGLSQEAFADELGVHRTYMGSVERGERNLTLRTVEKLASSIGVEPLDLLREKST